The Vulpes vulpes isolate BD-2025 chromosome 1, VulVul3, whole genome shotgun sequence genome contains the following window.
AGTCACAATCTTAAAAACATGACTACCTGagggggcctttttttttttttaagattatttatttatttattcataagtgacacacagagagaggtggagacataggcagaaggagaagcagggagcctgctgtgggacttgataccaggaccccaagatcacggcctgagccaaaggcagatgctcaaccactgagccacccagatgtccctgaggGGGCCTTTCTCAACTAGAAAAGAGGGTcccgaggatccctgggtggcttagcggttttagctcctgcctttggcccagggcgcgatcctggagtcccgggatcgagtcctgtcccagcatggagcctgcttctccctctgcctgtgtctctgcctctctctctctctgtctctcattaataaataaataaaatattaaaaaaaaatccttgggaaAGCAGCATTAATTGAGTGACAGCCATGTGCCCGGCCCCAAGCTGGCACTTTCACTGGGCACAGCTCATTCTCCAATGACCCTACTGGGCAGGTATCAGGCTCCCCTTTGTACAAATAAACCCAGAGAGGGCAAGGGAgttgccaaaggtcacacagctacagggtgagagaagagggaaggcagATGGCAGCCTGGAGCCATCAGGCTCCCAgttcctcccctgccccattGCCACATCATGAAGCCACAAAGTACCGTGGGGGTTCAAGAAGGAGAGGGCACATCTGGGAAGGGTTCCTGGAGGAGGTAGTAACTCGAATTGTACCTTGCAGGGTATGAACAGATTTTTGTGGCCCAGGCGCCCAAGTTTCTTCGAATCTTGCCATCAAAATAGAGaagtggggggtgcctggggggctcagtgggttaagcgcctgctttcagctcgggtcatggtcccaaaatcctgagatcaagccccgcattgggctccctgctccatggggtgccggcttctccctctgcctctctctctttctctgtctctcatgagtaaataaataaaatcttttaaaaagtgaaaataaaaaatacaatacaatacaataaaatggagaaatgggCCCTCTGCTTACTGGCCCCACCTCATATCTCCTCTCTGGCTGTCCCCCTTCCCCAGGCAGGCAGAGATCTGGGAGCTGTGGGGAAAGCTGAGGCAGGAGGAGCCCCAGCTGGCAGGCAACCTGGAGGGCTTTCTGGCCAGGATGACCAGCCGCCTGCAGGAGGCCCGGGCTGACAAAGAGGTCCTGGAGCTGACGCTGAGGAAGTGAGtggggctcgggggggggggggggggggggggggggggggggcctcacccacctggtgtctggcacagagtatgTGCTCTTTACATTTTAGCTGAACGGGAATTGAATTCCCTCAGCTCTGGGCTTAAGGGTGGGATATGGTGACAGCAGGAAGTGGGGCAGAGTGATGGGGCGAGTGGGACCATGTGACAGGGCCGGGGGAACCAGTATCTTGATAATGGTTACAGGTGTCGGCGTGTCGGGATCAAGGTGACCAATGTCAAGGGTGTACGGGTCAGGGGCCATTGTCAGGATGACTGTCCTCAGGGTGACAGGGGTCAGTGATCACTGGCAGAGCTAGGTGAGCAGCGAGATGGACTCCACACCCAGGCCCAGACCGGCCCTGCCTGCAGCAGGGTCCCCGGGTGCTCACGGGCTGCCCGGCTCCCCCCTCGCACCCCTTCCAGGCGGCAGTCTGACCACCACCGGGAGGTCCAGCAGCTCTATGAGGAGATGGAGCAGCAGATCCGCcgggagcagcagcagctgcaggctGAGGTGACCTCCCCTGGCAGCCCGCCCCTCACCCCGTcctgggcagggggggggggcggtcaggaGGCTGCTGGGAGCAGCTCCTCTCACCCCCTGGCTGCCAGAGAAGTGGTCGTGAGAGGCGTCCTTGCGGGCCTCCCAGACCCCGTACCCCAGGCCTGGGTGCGGGTGGAGTGTGGGGAGGGCTGGGCGTCAGCAGGCCACCGGGGCTGAGACCTGTCTGCTCCACAGAGCGACTCCCGTGGCCTGGCCTTCAGCTCCCAGATGCAGGAGGCCCTGGAGGCCAAGGAGCGTGAATGTCAACGGCTCACTGACAGCCAGAGGGAGGTGAGTGCCAGCGCTTCCCCGGGAGCCCAGTTTCTGAGGAGTCACACATTCTGACGCCCGGCTTCTCAGGCTTCATGGGGGTGGCTAGGCTCCCGAGAGAGTAGCTCCCTTTGCCGGGATGAGGTCAGGTAGTGCAGAGGGGCCACTGGGAAGGTCCAGGTTCAAATCCCTGCTGTTCCCATTAAAGCCAGGCAAATCTGAGGCAATaactttgttgcttttttttttttttaagattttatttatttagtcatgagagacacagggtgggggggggtgggggcaggcagagacacaggcagagggagaagcaggctccatgcagggagcccaaagcgggactcgatcccaggactccaggaccacaccctgggccgaaggcaggtgccaaacccctgagccacccagggatcgatCCCCTGAGGCAATAACTTTGGCCtgagtttctccatctgtaaaatgggactaaccACATCTACTGCATCTCCTAGGCCAGTTGTGTCAAATGAGGTGATAAATAGGAAAGCACTCTGAAACAGAAAGGCACTGGGCTAACATGAGGTCACAGTGTTAGAGAGGCTGAGTGATAGGGTGGCATTCAACTCTTATGTCTGCTGACAGCTGAGTCACCTGGGGTAGgttttaacctctctgagccttggtttccaaATCAGAAAAATGGAGATCAGAACTCTTGCCCTAGAGGGCTGCTGGGATGACTAAAGATACCATATTTGAGGGCCTAGCATggttcctggcacacaggaggtgctTTTCACATCACAATTGTTACCGACTCTGAATCTGACCTagctccctgctgccctgacACCGCAGATCTCGTAGCCCATAGTCACTTCCAGTTGGCATCCCGGCTAGGTGTTTGGGTCTGAGATCCTGCTCCCCCCaccatctcttcctttctcaacTCCCAGACCACTGACCTTAGTAAAATCACCTTCTGATGGAACCAGGACAACCACCTTTCCTTCAGCGCTGGGCGAGGTTCCCAGAGCATTTTCCACTGTCGCCTCGCCTGGCTCTGTCATCTGGTCTCACCTTCCTAACATGGGCTGATTTCCAGACGCCTCTGCAGCAGCTGCTCCTTAGAAATTGAGGCAGGCCCCTTTAGCCAAGGGAGGAGTTTGGACTTTCCAAAATGGGGCCAGTTTGTCCTGTCCCCCGTAGATGTGAAGCCTCTCCTCTGAGGTCATTCATTCCTTCACCTGACAATTCTAGCATGCCTACTAGTGCCTGGCACTGCTCTAGGGTCCTGAGGAACATGATAGACACAAACCCCTGCCCACAGAGTGATAGCCTTAGTCAGGAAGATGGATGAtaagcaaaataagcaaataaaatctataacATCCTGGAGGCTGGAGAGTGAAAATGCTAAGGAGAATGAAgggaagcaaggaaggagagTAGAAGGGTTTTGACAGGAGGGTCCAGGAAGGCCTCCCTGAGTTGATGGCATTGGAGTAAAGGCCTGAAGGAGATGAGGCATGAGCCGTGTGATACCTGGGGAAGGGCAATCCGGGCGGTGAGAACAGTGAGTTCAAAGACCCTGAGGTAGGTGTGTGCCATGAATATCCAGGGAGCAGCAAGGAGACCCGTGTGCTGgagcagacagagggaggggagaggagtgggTGAGGAGGGCAGAGACCTCACAGGGCAGGAGGGACTGTGCAGGCCCTGGATGCCACTGTGAAGGCTTCACTTTCCCTTCTGAGTGCTCAAGCAGCCCCCCATCTCTGAGTATGTGACTTGCTGTGGCTCAGGAGCTCCCTGTGGACCACTTGGGGTTCAGAGACAAGCAACCATTGCGGAGCTCTGAGCAGAGGAGAGTGTGATCCAATCTACATTTCGGGTCCTTGTGGTGCTGGCCATTTGTGTTTCTTACACagtccctctgtcctccctgtcCAGCATTTCAAGTGTCTCTCCTGGATGGGAGGTCACGGAGCTAATCAGGCCAACAAAGGGTAACCACGCCCCGCCCCCACCAACCCTCAGCCCTTTGTTTAagctgggtctccaggagccTGGAGTCTGTGCTCCACAGTGGCTTTGGGAGGCTGCTTGTCGCCCTGGAGGGCCCCGGGgcttctctcctcctcaccctccacctCCCGCAGCTGGAGGCCCAGCTCCACCGCCTCAGCAGCACACACCAGGAGGCCAGCTCTGAGAACCAGCAGCTGCGGGAGACCGAGCATGACCTGGCTGGGCGGCTGGAGGAGGTGCAGGGGCAGCTGCAGGTGACCAGGGGGCATCTGAACGCCGCCAGGGGCCGCGTGTCCTGGCAGATGGAGGAACCAAGGCAAGTAGCTGCCATCCCTGGGCTAAGGTGGGTACCAGGGCTTCCTAAAGGTAGGGAGGGAAGCTCTGGGTTCTCTGAAGCCCTGGTTCAGCACCCAGAACACATGCAGAGTTTCCCTTCTTAAACCTCACGACAATCCTGCAAGGCCAACATTCTCCTGCCCATTTCTCAGACAGGGAAACTAAGGCACCAAGAAGGGAAAGTTATgtgcccaagttcacacaacttggatatacacacacactgctaGTATAGTAATGGATCCCAGAAAGCCACTTACTCTACCTGTTAGAGCTCAGAGGAGTGGGATGGGCCAGAatggtcagggaagacttcctagAGAAGGTGAGGCTTCATATAGGCCCTGAGAGATGGGCAGGATTGGACAAGGGGGAGGCATGGGGCGCATGCAGGCTGAGGACCACCTGAGGAGAGACTGGGGGTTGGGGTCAGCTGTGAGGTGTTACCGATGGGGAGAGATTCCCCTGACCTTAGCTTCCTAAACCCTTCCTAGTGTCCCCCGAGCAGGTGAGGAGAAGGCTCCAGATGCCCAGGCACTCCCCTCTGAGGAGGCTCCCCTGCCCGGACTGTTTGGGGAGGAGGATGACTGGGACCAGCTCCTGAGCAGCTTCAACACCTCCTCGCGCAGAGCTCTGCAGCTCTCCTGGAGCCCACCTCCCACCCCGAGGACCCCCTTGGGCCCCCAGACACCCCGAGTTGTCAGGCAGATCTCCATCTCAGAGCCACGTGCTTTGCCATTTGGTCAGGAGCCACCTTCAGATCTGGAAGGGGCTCCAAGAGGCCCCGCTGGGGCGCCCTCTGGAGCCAAGGAGGTGAAAGGAGTGGGCGCAGATGGGCAGGATGACAGTCCAGAGCAGCCTGTCCAGTCTCGCAGCCTGGAACCTCAGGAGGAGTCAGGGTCTGGCCCTGAGGCCCTCTCCCTCCGGAGTTTCCAAGGGGCCACCACTGGGGAGTCAGGGAGTCTGGTGGCAGCTGCACTCAAAGTGCTCATTCCTTTGGAGGATGCACCTACTCCTCTGGtgacctctccccctccccaggccccagctggGCCCAGTGAACAGCTGCAGGCCTCATACCCAGGTGACAAGAGCCCAGGGCCCGGGCCTGTCCCAgacaagccacccaggcagacAGAGGCCCTCCATTGGGACCGGCAGGATCCTGGCTCTGAGCCAGGACTGGGGTCCCCAGGAGCTGAAGTCCTTATACCAGGGCTGGCTGGGCCCTCCCAGGATCCAGGGCCTGTGGGTCAGGCTGCCTCAGAGGGGCTGGAGCCGGCCTGGTGCAGCCCTGGTGTGCAGGGAAGCCAGCCCGGGGGGCCAACAGAAGCTCAGGGCCAGGTGTTTGGGCCAGATGGGCTGTCTGGCCTCTCCCTTGAGCGTCTGGAAGAGCCCAGGGTGGAGGGAAGGAACCAGGTAGGCCGAGGAGGACAAGACCTCAGTTCAGAGCAGTCAGCTGGGGCTCACGGCCTGAAAACTGGGCATTCAGAAGCCCCCCATCCTAGAACAGGGTCACCTCCCCTGGAGTCTCCCCTGGAGGGGGTTCAGCCTGGGGATGGAGCAGAGCCCCAGGAGCACCGGCGCAGCTCCCCCACAGTGGAGCTAGAAGCTCAGCCCATGCCCTCACCTCCAACTGCTCATACAGAAGAACAAGGCTCCCTTCGATCCAGGGAGCCAATGGCAGAGAACAGGCCCGAAGAAGACCCAGGAAGTGAGCCCGGGGAGGCTGCGCTGAACCAGTCCTCGGAGTCCCCCGCGGCCAGCGAGCCTCTAGCCGACCCCGATTACCTCTTCCATGTCATCTTCCTGGGAGACTCCAACGTGGGCAAAACATCCTTCCTACACCTGCTGCACCAGAATTCCTTTGCCACCGGGCTGACAGCTACTGTGGGTAAGGGCTgacctggggagggaggctgcagagggaggggatgcctggggagACCCAGGGCCAATGAGCTGGAGGCAAGCCAGACAGATCCATCTCCCTGGGAAGCTGCAGGTTCTGTCCTGGCCACAGGCCCTGCATTAGACTTTATTTTATATGGGCACAATCTTACTATTTTACTAATTATCTCTAATTATAGGTAATTTGCTTTGCTGCATTGATCTGATTAGCTTATAATGTGCCGCACCAACAAAGCACCCTGCAATTTAGGGGCCAGAGCTCGTTGCCAGTGAAAACAAGCAAGTCTCCACCCACGTGGCCCTGGGGGCAGGCCACTGCAGGGTGGGTGTCGCTTGCCTTTGCTCACAATTAGCCCCAGGCCAGTGGGCCAAGCTCTGGCAGAGAGTTGCCCAGGGCAAGTTGAGTACTTTACACAGAATGTGTTTCTAGAGTATGGTCAGTTAGGAGCTCAGatacctgagttcaaatcccatctcTGCCACCCACTAGCAGTAAGGACTGGGAGAAATTATTTAACCCCTCTGAACTCTCAAACCCTCATCTGCATCATGCAGACTGCATAATGCAGGCAAGTGTACTGGCTCCCTAGAATAGGTGTAAGGATGAGTTCAGTTTGTACATGTCTTAGAATAATATCTGGCATGTGGTAAGtgctcaatattatttttattactattatcataaGCAAATATTTGATCATGTCTAATGCAGTGGCCCCTGCAAATGAAATATCCCCAAACACAAAAACTCCTCTACCTACAAATGTTGGGATCTGAGATCGCTTGGCATTGTACAGAGCCACGGAAAAGCGAGCTCAAGAATGAAGAGGCACCTGCTTAGGCACAGAGATGGGGGGACCCATGTGTTTGTGCCAGGCAAAGTGCATGCTGCCTGGGGACCAGCGCCAGACCAATGGGTAGATGACAGACTTCATGCAAAAGAGGCTTCAAGATGGgttctcaaatttttctttaagaatccTCACCTGGGGGAACCAGTTAAAAATTCAGTGTCTTGGGGACTAGAGAACTTGCAGCAGGCCTGGCCTGCTGTTGGGGAGGGTCACAGGGTCTGCGAGCCCACTGTTCTGAATCATCTGAGGCCCTGGTTACTGACCACCTACAATGCGCCAAGCATCTTCCGTGCCTCCTTCCTTTACAAAAGCCCTCCCTGTATAACTGATCTGCCCCCATTATTATGTGATAAGAAGGTTCCACAAAATTCAATCAAGAAAAACACAGGTTGCATAATTGTAAAAAGACAGGGCAAGCCTGCATGCACTGCTAGCCGACTGGGAGTACCCGAGATCCAGGGGAGTGACCTGTGCCCGTCCCAGTGCCAGCTGCAGTTTGGTGCCTCCTGGTGGCTGTCATCCATCTGGCTTCACCATCAATGGGGACAATTCTGGCTTCCTCCGTCATGAACATTTCCACACCCAGCGTCACCTCCTCtgtttcctccctttctctcagaAGATGAGAACTCTAGCCTGCTGGCATTTGAGAACATGGCTGGGTGGAGCACCAGAGCCAGAGCCAATCGAGTTATATCTGAATGTGCATTTTTGCCAGGCTTTTccatatccccattttacagatgagggaaacaGATCATAGAAGACCTGGTCACGTTTCCTGCCCTCGCTGGGGCCCAAAGTTCATCCCATGGCCTCCTGCTTTCAGAGCACATGCCCCACCCTAGAAATTCTGCTGTGTTCTGGGTTCA
Protein-coding sequences here:
- the RAB44 gene encoding ras-related protein Rab-44 isoform X2 produces the protein MESGQRVPRKGRKLGSSRRRQMREPADGQDAPVASEPEPLSSEVAVELQRFFQDCGAKERGFVTREDLAVAKFSFVGSEEELEMIFDWVDVEQKGRLSLEEFSSGLKNTFSSSLGTHRLHRKRPLSSKREPAAASFLALEEADHEEKEAFFAFIQQLGAGDVLPEQAEIWELWGKLRQEEPQLAGNLEGFLARMTSRLQEARADKEVLELTLRKRQSDHHREVQQLYEEMEQQIRREQQQLQAESDSRGLAFSSQMQEALEAKERECQRLTDSQRELEAQLHRLSSTHQEASSENQQLRETEHDLAGRLEEVQGQLQVTRGHLNAARGRVSWQMEEPSVPRAGEEKAPDAQALPSEEAPLPGLFGEEDDWDQLLSSFNTSSRRALQLSWSPPPTPRTPLGPQTPRVVRQISISEPRALPFGQEPPSDLEGAPRGPAGAPSGAKEVKGVGADGQDDSPEQPVQSRSLEPQEESGSGPEALSLRSFQGATTGESGSLVAAALKVLIPLEDAPTPLVTSPPPQAPAGPSEQLQASYPGDKSPGPGPVPDKPPRQTEALHWDRQDPGSEPGLGSPGAEVLIPGLAGPSQDPGPVGQAASEGLEPAWCSPGVQGSQPGGPTEAQGQVFGPDGLSGLSLERLEEPRVEGRNQVGRGGQDLSSEQSAGAHGLKTGHSEAPHPRTGSPPLESPLEGVQPGDGAEPQEHRRSSPTVELEAQPMPSPPTAHTEEQGSLRSREPMAENRPEEDPGSEPGEAALNQSSESPAASEPLADPDYLFHVIFLGDSNVGKTSFLHLLHQNSFATGLTATVGVDFRVKTLLVDNKCFVLQLWDTAGQERYHSMTRQLLRKADGVVLMYDITSQESFAHVRYWLNCLQDGHPLGFLSLSSCSTCPDAAVTQMASLKVQEDLPQVKTWIPGQGLHGHCCPCTLKKDLTGVGVGGSW
- the RAB44 gene encoding ras-related protein Rab-44 isoform X1, which codes for MESGQRVPRKGRKLGSSRRRQMREPADGQDAPVASEPEPLSSEVAVELQRFFQDCGAKERGFVTREDLAVAKFSFVGSEEELEMIFDWVDVEQKGRLSLEEFSSGLKNTFSSSLGTHRLHRKRPLSSKREPAAASFLALEEADHEEKEAFFAFIQQLGAGDVLPEQAEIWELWGKLRQEEPQLAGNLEGFLARMTSRLQEARADKEVLELTLRKRQSDHHREVQQLYEEMEQQIRREQQQLQAESDSRGLAFSSQMQEALEAKERECQRLTDSQRELEAQLHRLSSTHQEASSENQQLRETEHDLAGRLEEVQGQLQVTRGHLNAARGRVSWQMEEPSVPRAGEEKAPDAQALPSEEAPLPGLFGEEDDWDQLLSSFNTSSRRALQLSWSPPPTPRTPLGPQTPRVVRQISISEPRALPFGQEPPSDLEGAPRGPAGAPSGAKEVKGVGADGQDDSPEQPVQSRSLEPQEESGSGPEALSLRSFQGATTGESGSLVAAALKVLIPLEDAPTPLVTSPPPQAPAGPSEQLQASYPGDKSPGPGPVPDKPPRQTEALHWDRQDPGSEPGLGSPGAEVLIPGLAGPSQDPGPVGQAASEGLEPAWCSPGVQGSQPGGPTEAQGQVFGPDGLSGLSLERLEEPRVEGRNQVGRGGQDLSSEQSAGAHGLKTGHSEAPHPRTGSPPLESPLEGVQPGDGAEPQEHRRSSPTVELEAQPMPSPPTAHTEEQGSLRSREPMAENRPEEDPGSEPGEAALNQSSESPAASEPLADPDYLFHVIFLGDSNVGKTSFLHLLHQNSFATGLTATVGVDFRVKTLLVDNKCFVLQLWDTAGQERYHSMTRQLLRKADGVVLMYDITSQESFAHVRYWLNCLQESGPNGVAILLLGNKTDREEERQVPIEAGQQLAQELGVSFGECSAALGHNILEPVVNLARSLKMQEDRLKDSLVEVAPKRSQKRAGCCF